The following are from one region of the Paenibacillus bovis genome:
- a CDS encoding cation:proton antiporter — MDYIVFEIGIAVLLVALAGLLASKLRFSVVPFYILAGMAVGPHAPVFGIVDFRFIQSAELIEFMGKIGVIFLLFYLGLEFSVGRLVKAGRSIALGGTIYIGINFTLGLLYGWATGFELKEILVIAGITTISSSAIVAKVLVDLKRTANPETEMILGIIMFEDVFLAVYLSVLSGLLLSGATSIGGILISAGIALGYMLLILIIGRKAVPLLNRLLNIPSNEIFMCVIFAALFMIAGFSETIHVAEAIGALLVGLVLAETSHMHRIEKIILPFRDFFGALFFFSFGLTIDPLSLGGNAVWLAIGAVILTMIGNYTAGMMAGKTANLSPQASANVGLTIMSRGEFSIIVANLGAAGALSAILQPFAAIYVLILAILGPLLTKESKWIYKGIAKVFRLNK, encoded by the coding sequence ATGGATTATATTGTATTTGAGATTGGAATTGCTGTACTGCTGGTCGCTCTCGCTGGCCTGCTCGCTTCGAAGCTGCGCTTTTCGGTCGTTCCTTTTTACATTCTGGCAGGGATGGCGGTCGGTCCGCATGCTCCTGTATTCGGGATTGTGGACTTCCGGTTTATCCAGAGTGCGGAACTGATCGAATTTATGGGCAAAATCGGTGTCATTTTCCTGCTGTTCTATCTGGGACTCGAATTCTCGGTAGGCCGGCTGGTCAAAGCAGGGCGCTCAATCGCTCTGGGCGGTACCATATATATCGGTATTAACTTTACACTGGGTCTGTTGTATGGATGGGCGACCGGATTTGAACTCAAGGAGATTCTGGTTATTGCAGGTATTACGACGATTTCCTCCAGTGCGATTGTAGCCAAGGTACTGGTCGATCTGAAGCGTACAGCCAACCCGGAGACCGAGATGATTCTGGGTATTATCATGTTCGAAGATGTATTCCTCGCTGTTTATCTATCCGTACTATCTGGACTGCTGCTTAGTGGAGCAACTTCTATTGGTGGTATTCTCATATCGGCAGGTATTGCACTCGGTTATATGCTGCTCATCCTTATTATTGGCCGCAAAGCAGTACCGCTGCTCAACCGGCTGCTGAATATTCCGTCCAATGAAATATTCATGTGCGTGATCTTCGCTGCACTGTTCATGATTGCCGGTTTCTCCGAAACGATCCACGTAGCCGAAGCGATTGGCGCGCTGCTGGTCGGACTGGTACTGGCAGAGACATCGCATATGCACCGGATAGAAAAGATTATTTTACCGTTCCGTGATTTCTTCGGCGCACTGTTTTTCTTTAGCTTTGGATTAACGATTGATCCATTGTCGCTCGGAGGCAATGCGGTATGGCTGGCTATTGGGGCTGTGATTCTGACCATGATCGGCAATTATACAGCCGGCATGATGGCAGGCAAAACCGCCAATCTCTCGCCGCAGGCTTCAGCCAATGTAGGGTTAACGATTATGTCGCGTGGAGAATTCTCTATTATCGTTGCCAATCTGGGTGCAGCAGGAGCATTATCTGCCATATTGCAGCCATTTGCCGCAATTTATGTACTGATACTGGCTATTCTCGGTCCACTACTGACCAAAGAATCCAAATGGATATACAAAGGAATCGCCAAAGTATTCCGACTGAACAAATAA
- the uraA gene encoding uracil permease, which translates to MQREIQVNEKLPLGPGLLLSLQHLFAMFGSTVLVPNLFKVDPGMILLMNGIGTLLYIWICRGKIPAYLGSSFAFIAPVSLVLTQHGYNDQGYSLALGAFIVTGIIFIIVALIVKFAGTRWIDIVFPPAAMGAIVALIGLELIPVAAQMAGFIAPAGVDAATWMPNKKVITLSLVTLGVTLIGAVTFRGFPKIIHILIGIVVGYALSFPLGLIDTTAIRTASLLQVPHVVTPSFNWSVILTIIPVALVVIVEHIGHLLVTGNIVGKNLSKDPGLHRSLMGNGVSTILSGFVGSTPNTTYGENIGVMALTRVYSVYVIGGAAIIAILLSFSGTFTGTVAAIPAPVMGGVSLLLFGVIAASGLRILVEQKVDYSKAQNMLLTTVVLITGLSGATITLGSVQLKGMALATIVGILLSLFFRILQVTGLSNDKNDEAPPAKIPD; encoded by the coding sequence TTGCAGCGTGAAATTCAGGTTAATGAGAAATTGCCGCTTGGGCCAGGGTTGCTGTTAAGCTTGCAGCATCTTTTTGCCATGTTCGGAAGTACCGTACTTGTTCCCAATCTGTTCAAGGTCGATCCGGGAATGATTCTGTTAATGAACGGAATCGGGACACTGCTGTATATCTGGATCTGCCGGGGGAAAATCCCTGCCTATCTGGGTTCCAGCTTTGCTTTTATTGCACCAGTATCCCTTGTACTGACACAGCACGGTTATAATGATCAGGGGTATTCGCTGGCACTCGGTGCCTTTATTGTGACAGGGATTATCTTTATAATCGTAGCATTAATCGTCAAATTCGCTGGTACGCGCTGGATTGATATCGTATTCCCACCGGCAGCGATGGGAGCGATTGTCGCTCTGATCGGTCTGGAGCTGATTCCTGTAGCTGCCCAGATGGCCGGATTTATCGCTCCTGCAGGCGTAGATGCCGCAACATGGATGCCCAATAAAAAAGTCATTACACTGTCTCTGGTGACACTCGGTGTGACGCTGATCGGTGCCGTCACCTTCCGTGGTTTCCCCAAAATCATACATATTCTGATCGGTATTGTGGTGGGCTACGCCCTTTCTTTCCCGCTTGGACTGATCGATACTACAGCGATCCGCACAGCCAGTCTGCTGCAGGTACCGCATGTGGTAACTCCTTCATTTAACTGGTCCGTGATTCTGACGATCATACCGGTTGCGCTCGTCGTTATTGTCGAGCATATCGGGCATCTGCTCGTGACTGGCAATATCGTCGGCAAGAATCTGTCCAAAGACCCTGGACTGCATCGCTCCCTGATGGGTAACGGCGTATCCACGATTCTGTCCGGCTTTGTCGGTTCTACCCCGAATACTACGTACGGCGAGAATATAGGCGTTATGGCATTAACTCGCGTTTACTCAGTCTATGTAATTGGCGGCGCGGCGATTATCGCGATTCTGCTTTCCTTTTCCGGTACGTTTACCGGTACGGTAGCTGCGATTCCGGCCCCGGTCATGGGTGGTGTGTCACTGCTGCTGTTCGGTGTTATTGCAGCCTCGGGTCTGCGTATTCTGGTCGAGCAAAAGGTCGATTACTCCAAAGCGCAGAATATGCTGCTAACGACTGTCGTGCTGATCACCGGTCTGAGCGGCGCTACTATTACCCTGGGCTCTGTACAGCTCAAAGGAATGGCTCTGGCGACTATCGTAGGTATTCTGCTCAGTCTGTTCTTCCGCATTTTACAGGTGACGGGCTTGTCCAATGACAAAAACGACGAAGCTCCGCCTGCCAAGATTCCGGATTAA
- a CDS encoding RelA/SpoT family protein — protein sequence MGIERLLEKASAYIKEKDLERIKEAYEFADQAHHGQVRKSGEPYILHPLAVADIVVGMEMDTISIIAALLHDVVEDTTVSLEEIRSRFGDNCAMLVDGLTKLERIKFRSKEEQQNENYRKMFIAMAQDIRVIVIKLADRLHNMRTLKYQSEESQRRIAYETLEIFCPVAHRLGISAIKWEMEDIALRYLNPQQYYRIANLMHKKRAEREQYIDNVIDRIREKLKEMGIDADLSGRPKHIYSVYQKMTTKNKQFNEIYDLLAIRIIVDNIKDCYATLGIIHTLWKPMPGRFKDYIAMPKTNMYQSLHTTVVGPTGEPTEVQIRTWDMHRTAEFGIAAHWAYKEGSTGGNIENKVPFFKEILELQHEAQDASEFVESLKMDFFSDLVFVFTPKGEVIELPNGSVPLDFAYRIHTEVGNRTIGAKVNGRIVPLDHRLKTGDIIEILTSKHSYGPSQDWLKIAQSSHARSKIKQWFKKEKREENVQKGRDALEREMKRLNLEASVWLTDDKLSEVGKKFAFHDIEDMLSAIGFGGITAAQICTRLTEKMRREQEEASIIELTSQVKEVKTAPEQQKRSRPTHGISIKGVDNLLVRFARCCNPVPGDDIVGYVTRGRGVSIHRSDCTNVPDVSDNSEAARIIEVEWESAVEANYNVDIEITGHDRRGLLNEVLQTVAESKTNISAVSGRSDKNKMAMIHMTIMIRNTDHLQSVVDKIKRVQDVYTVHRIMQ from the coding sequence ATGGGCATAGAGCGATTACTTGAAAAGGCGTCCGCCTACATTAAAGAGAAGGATCTTGAGCGTATCAAAGAAGCCTATGAGTTTGCCGATCAGGCCCATCATGGACAGGTGCGCAAATCAGGAGAACCTTATATTTTGCATCCATTGGCAGTTGCAGATATCGTCGTTGGTATGGAGATGGATACCATCTCGATCATCGCTGCGCTTCTGCATGATGTTGTTGAAGATACAACCGTATCCCTGGAGGAAATCCGCAGTCGCTTTGGTGATAACTGTGCGATGCTCGTTGACGGCCTGACCAAGCTGGAGCGGATCAAATTCCGTTCCAAGGAAGAACAGCAGAACGAGAACTATCGTAAAATGTTTATCGCCATGGCGCAGGATATTCGCGTTATTGTAATCAAGCTGGCAGACCGTCTGCATAATATGCGTACGCTCAAATACCAGTCCGAAGAAAGCCAGCGCCGTATCGCGTATGAGACACTGGAGATTTTCTGTCCGGTCGCTCATCGCCTCGGTATTTCCGCGATCAAATGGGAAATGGAAGATATCGCACTTCGTTACCTCAATCCCCAGCAGTATTACCGTATTGCCAACCTGATGCACAAGAAACGTGCAGAGCGTGAGCAGTATATCGATAATGTTATTGATCGTATTCGCGAGAAGCTCAAAGAAATGGGCATCGATGCGGATTTGTCCGGACGCCCGAAGCATATTTACAGCGTCTACCAGAAAATGACAACCAAAAACAAGCAGTTTAATGAAATCTATGATCTGCTGGCGATCCGGATTATCGTTGATAATATCAAGGATTGTTATGCAACACTCGGCATTATTCATACATTATGGAAGCCAATGCCGGGCCGGTTCAAAGACTATATTGCAATGCCCAAAACAAATATGTACCAGTCTCTTCATACGACGGTGGTTGGTCCTACCGGAGAACCGACCGAAGTACAAATCCGTACGTGGGATATGCACCGTACAGCAGAGTTTGGTATCGCTGCTCACTGGGCATACAAGGAAGGCTCTACAGGTGGTAATATCGAGAACAAAGTTCCTTTTTTCAAAGAGATTCTGGAGCTTCAGCATGAAGCACAGGATGCATCCGAGTTCGTCGAATCGTTGAAAATGGACTTTTTCTCGGATCTGGTCTTTGTATTTACACCAAAAGGCGAGGTAATCGAGCTGCCAAATGGCTCGGTTCCGCTGGATTTTGCCTACCGGATTCATACCGAAGTTGGTAACCGGACGATTGGAGCCAAGGTTAACGGCCGTATCGTACCGCTGGATCATCGCCTCAAAACCGGTGATATTATCGAAATTCTGACCTCCAAGCATTCTTATGGACCAAGTCAGGACTGGCTGAAAATTGCCCAGTCCTCCCATGCCCGCAGCAAAATCAAGCAGTGGTTCAAAAAGGAAAAACGCGAAGAGAATGTACAAAAAGGCCGGGATGCTCTCGAACGCGAGATGAAGCGTCTCAACCTGGAAGCTTCGGTCTGGCTGACCGATGACAAGCTGTCCGAAGTCGGCAAAAAATTCGCTTTCCATGATATCGAGGATATGCTGTCCGCGATCGGTTTTGGCGGAATTACCGCTGCCCAGATCTGTACGCGTCTCACGGAAAAGATGCGCAGAGAGCAGGAGGAAGCCAGCATTATCGAGTTGACTTCCCAGGTCAAAGAAGTTAAAACAGCGCCGGAACAGCAGAAGCGCAGCCGTCCAACCCATGGTATCAGTATCAAGGGTGTAGACAATCTGCTCGTTCGCTTTGCACGGTGTTGTAATCCGGTACCGGGTGATGATATCGTCGGCTATGTTACACGCGGCCGTGGTGTCTCTATTCACCGTAGCGATTGCACCAATGTACCGGATGTGAGTGACAACAGCGAAGCAGCACGGATCATTGAAGTGGAATGGGAATCTGCTGTGGAAGCGAACTACAACGTGGATATCGAGATTACCGGTCATGATCGCCGCGGCCTGCTGAACGAAGTGCTGCAGACCGTAGCTGAGAGCAAGACCAATATCTCTGCCGTATCCGGACGTTCCGACAAAAATAAAATGGCCATGATTCATATGACTATTATGATTCGCAATACCGATCATTTGCAGTCGGTTGTAGACAAAATCAAGCGCGTGCAGGATGTATATACCGTGCACCGTATTATGCAGTAG
- a CDS encoding cation:proton antiporter regulatory subunit, translating to MAIIRETDLPGIGRKFMVETDDREKVAIVVHEDGKREVYHSSPAAPDDHELVMTLNDREARQVASIIGGMSYQPTALEQVEFSISKLSIEWYKLRKGMHCIGKSIGELAIRENTGTVIIASLESAQQKISPGPEYVLQDGYTLVIAGERNDIHSLKMLLERGGS from the coding sequence ATGGCTATTATTCGTGAGACGGACTTGCCCGGTATTGGAAGGAAATTTATGGTGGAGACGGATGATCGCGAGAAGGTGGCGATTGTAGTCCATGAAGATGGCAAGCGCGAGGTGTATCACAGTTCACCGGCAGCTCCGGATGATCATGAGCTGGTGATGACGCTGAATGATCGTGAAGCCCGTCAGGTTGCCAGCATTATCGGTGGTATGAGTTATCAGCCGACTGCACTGGAGCAGGTAGAGTTTTCTATTTCCAAGCTAAGTATTGAATGGTACAAACTTCGTAAAGGCATGCACTGTATTGGCAAAAGTATCGGTGAGCTCGCCATTCGCGAGAACACAGGAACCGTCATTATTGCCAGTCTGGAATCGGCACAGCAAAAGATCAGCCCGGGACCGGAATATGTACTGCAGGATGGATATACACTGGTTATTGCCGGAGAACGCAATGATATTCACTCGCTGAAAATGCTGCTTGAGAGAGGGGGCAGCTGA